Proteins encoded together in one Apis cerana isolate GH-2021 linkage group LG4, AcerK_1.0, whole genome shotgun sequence window:
- the LOC107996088 gene encoding uncharacterized protein LOC107996088, whose translation MEDSSEKQEEKVEMEDNCTLESRNENGLSVEKSVIDTESSNRINEQSEIDQNEKNTTECPQIIEENLNSSKSKETGTKTKRKIRSTRRRLNAMINNSSLHFSDTDSEGELTTINSQIKPLNNTEKPIISVTSEVIENESSNYLSLDDKDFVKRNNFIENMTDVDEIYPSELENEEKENQDHLKIVNTPFQTETDFEDLEGEDEVQSPIHLKPRSDIFCDYSGETITTKEGDGPFSVEVRNKIYGEDSPRNETCGATPDIVVMSNTDEEDMAVSGDEDEQEACCSQKELFEDLDVLVASQVIMKNKMENLLTVKEISDDGTSDCHTDVEDVDTIE comes from the coding sequence ATGGAAGATTCGAGTGAGAAACAAGAAGAGAAAGTGGAAATGGAAGATAATTGTACCTTGGAATCACGGAACGAGAATGGATTATCCGTAGAAAAGAGCGTGATCGATACAGAgtcttcgaatcgaattaatgAGCAATCAGAGAttgatcaaaatgaaaaaaatactacGGAATGTCCGCAGATCATTGAGGAAAATTTAAACTCGTCCAAATCGAAAGAGACTGGGACGAAAACAAAGCGTAAAATAAGATCAACGCGTAGAAGATTGAACGCTATGATTAATAACTCGTCGTTACATTTCTCTGACACCGATTCAGAGGGAGAGTTAACTACGATTAATTCGCAAATCAAACCTTTGAATAACACGGAAAAACCGATTATTTCCGTCACATCTGAAGTCATAGAAAATGAAAGCTCGAATTATTTATCACTGGATGATAAAGATTTCGTTAAGcgtaataatttcattgaaaatatgacAGACGTGGACGAAATTTATCCAAGCGAATTagagaacgaagaaaaagagaatcaaGATCATCTTAAGATTGTCAATACTCCTTTCCAGACAGAAACGGATTTTGAAGATCTCGAAGGAGAAGACGAAGTGCAATCACCTATCCATCTGAAACCAAGATCTGATATATTTTGCGACTATAGCGGGGAAACGATCACGACTAAGGAAGGTGATGGACCATTCTCCGTGGAAgtgcgaaataaaatatatggagAGGATAGTCCACGGAACGAGACTTGTGGCGCCACGCCAGACATTGTGGTTATGTCGAATACTGACGAAGAAGACATGGCTGTATCCGGGGATGAGGACGAGCAAGAAGCTTGTTGCAgtcaaaaagaattattcgaaGATTTGGACGTTCTTGTTGCGTCTCaagttattatgaaaaataaaatggagaaCTTGTTAACTGTGAAAGAAATCAGTGATGACGGAACTAGCGATTGTCATACCGATGTAGAAGACGTTGATACGATTGAgtag